The nucleotide sequence AGAGCGTCGATCTGTGGCTCGCGGCCACGGAAGGCCTTGAACGACTCCATGGCGGGGCGGCTGCCACCAGCTTCCAGAATTGATTCGCGGTACTTGCGGCCCGTTTCTGGGTTGGGCGTGCCGTCGGCCAGCGTGGTTTCTTCAAAAGCTGCATAGGCGTCAGCGCTCAGCACCTCGGCCCACTTGTAGCTGTAGTAACCCGCTGCATAGCCGCCCGCAAAAATATGGCTGAAGGTGTGGGCCATGCGGTTGTAGGCCGGCGAGGGCAGCACGGCCACTTCACTGCGCACCTTTTTGAGCAGGGGCATGAAGTCTTCGGCGGGGTTGTGCTCGGTGTGCAGCAGCATGTCGAACAGCGCAAACTCGATCTGGCGCAGGGTCTGCATGCCCGACTGGAAGTTCTTGGCCGCAATCATCTTGTCGTACAGCGCGCGGGGCAGGGCCTCGCCGGTATCGACATGGGCGGTCATGTGCTTGAGCACATCCCATTCCCAGCAGAAATTTTCCATGAACTGGCTGGGCAGCTCCACCGCGTCCCATTCCACGCCTGCAATGCCCGAGACATCACGCTCGTTCACCTGGGTGAGCATGTGGTGCAGGCCGTGACCGGTTTCGTGGAACAGGGTGATGACGTCATCGTGCGTGAGCAGCGCGGGCTTGCCATCCACACCGGCCGCGAAATTGCAGACCAGATGGGCTACAGGCGTTTGCAGCTGGTGCGTATCGGGGCGCAGCCAGCGGGTGCGCACATCGTCCATCCAGGCGCCGCCACGCTTGCCTTTGCGGGCCTGGGGGTCCAGATAGAACTGGCCGACCAGTTGCGGACCCTGAGCAGTAGCGCGCTCGATGCGGTAGAACTCCACGCAGGGGTTCCACACCGGTGCCTCATCGCGGCGGATGGAGACTTCAAACAGCGTCTCGACAATCTTGAACAGACCGGCCAGCACCTTGGGGGCGGGGAAGTATTGCTTGAGTTCCTGCTCGCTGAAGGAGTAGCGCGCTTCCTTGAGCTTTTCGCCAATAAAGGCCCAGTCCCAGGGTTGAGGCTCGGCAATAGCGAGTTCGGCCTTGGCAAAGGCGCGCAGGTCGGTCACGTCTTTTTCGGCATAGGGGCGGGCACGCTGGCCTAAGTCGCGCAGAAAGTCGATGACCTGTTTGGGTGAGTCGGCCATCTTGGTGACGACCGAGACTTCGCCAAAGCTTTGATAGCCCAGCAGCCTGGATTCTTCCTGGCGCAGTGCCAGGATTTCCTTCATCACGGCCGTGTTGTCGAATTTGGCGGCATCGCCTTCGGCCTGATCGGAAGCGCGGGTCACATAGGCGTGATAGAGCTTCTCGCGCAGCGCGCTGCTTTGGGCAAACTGCATCACGGGCAGATAGCAAGGCATCTTGAGCGTGAGCTTGTAGCCTTCCTTGCCATCGGCTTCTGCGGCAGCCCTGGCCGAGGCGATCACATCGCTGGGCACGCCGTCGAGTTCTTCGAGCTTGGCGTAGTAGGCAAAGGCGTCGGTGGCGTCCAGCGCGTTTTCGCTGAATTTTTGGGCCAGTTCGGCAGAGCGGGCCTGAATGGCAGCAAAGCGTTCTTTGGCGGCGCCTTGCAATTCCGCGCCCGACAGCACAAAGCCGCGCATGGCGTGGTCCCAGGCGGCGCGTTGCTCATTGTTCAGGCTGGCGGGGTCAATGGCCTTGTACTTGGCGTACAGGCGTTCATCGGCACCCAGGTTGGTCCAGAACTCTGTGACGCGGGGCAGGGCTTCGTTGTAGGCGGCGCGCAGCTCGGGCGTATCGGCCACGCTGTTGAGGTGGTTGACGGCAGACCATGCGGTGCCCAGCTTCTCGGTGGCCACATCGAGCACGGCCGAAATGGCTTCCCACTTCGCCGGGAAGTCGGGTGTGACCACGGTCTCCAGCGCCTCGCTGGCGCGTGCCAGCAGCACATCAATGGCCGGGCCCACATCCGCAGGCTGAATGCGGTCAAACAGGGGCAGGGAGGAGGATTCGAGGAGTGGATTGCTCATGCTGTATTAGGTGCCGGCAAGGTCGAGAAAATCAAGCACTGCCATCGCAATGTTTTGCTATGGCAGTGATAGCGTCAGCCATTGGTCAGTACTGGTACTGTGCCAAATCAGGGATGCCAAGCAAGGGCCGCCCCGCAGCGAAGGCATCGTCCCCCTCCGGCGCGTAGCACCAGAGAGGGGGAAGGCGCGAGAGCGCCTCAGGGGGTGTTACCCCACCGTTCTTTCAGCAGACTCCATAGTGTTGACCAGCAGCATGGTAATCGTCATGGGGCCAACACCACCGGGCACAGGGGTGATGTAGCCAGCGACTTCCTTGACGCCGTTGAAATCCACATCGCCGCACAGCTTGCCTTCGGCATTGCGGTTCATGCCCACGTCGATCACCACGGCACCGGGCTTGACCATGTCGGCCGTCAGCACATCGACCTTGCCCACGGCGGCGACGATGATGTCGGCCTGGCGCGTCATGGCGGCCAGATCGGCGGTACCGCTGTGAGTGACGGTGACGGTGGCGTTGGCGGCCAGCAGCATCATGGCCATGGGCTTGCCCACGATGTTGGAGCGGCCGATCACCACGGCGTGCTTGCCGCGCAGATCCTT is from Comamonas fluminis and encodes:
- a CDS encoding M3 family metallopeptidase, translated to MSNPLLESSSLPLFDRIQPADVGPAIDVLLARASEALETVVTPDFPAKWEAISAVLDVATEKLGTAWSAVNHLNSVADTPELRAAYNEALPRVTEFWTNLGADERLYAKYKAIDPASLNNEQRAAWDHAMRGFVLSGAELQGAAKERFAAIQARSAELAQKFSENALDATDAFAYYAKLEELDGVPSDVIASARAAAEADGKEGYKLTLKMPCYLPVMQFAQSSALREKLYHAYVTRASDQAEGDAAKFDNTAVMKEILALRQEESRLLGYQSFGEVSVVTKMADSPKQVIDFLRDLGQRARPYAEKDVTDLRAFAKAELAIAEPQPWDWAFIGEKLKEARYSFSEQELKQYFPAPKVLAGLFKIVETLFEVSIRRDEAPVWNPCVEFYRIERATAQGPQLVGQFYLDPQARKGKRGGAWMDDVRTRWLRPDTHQLQTPVAHLVCNFAAGVDGKPALLTHDDVITLFHETGHGLHHMLTQVNERDVSGIAGVEWDAVELPSQFMENFCWEWDVLKHMTAHVDTGEALPRALYDKMIAAKNFQSGMQTLRQIEFALFDMLLHTEHNPAEDFMPLLKKVRSEVAVLPSPAYNRMAHTFSHIFAGGYAAGYYSYKWAEVLSADAYAAFEETTLADGTPNPETGRKYRESILEAGGSRPAMESFKAFRGREPQIDALLRHQGMAQTH